The Novosphingobium resinovorum nucleotide sequence CAGCCTGGCTCCCGGTGCAGATGGGGACGTGACGCTGGTGGACCTCGAGCAGAGCCGCGTGGTCGATCCTGCGGCGCTGGCTTCGTATTCGGACTATAGCCTTTACGAAGGCTGGACCCTGCGGGGCTGGCCGGTACGGGCGATCCTGCGCGGGGAGACGATCATGCAGGATGGCCGGGTCACGGGCGCGGGGGGGTATGGGCGTTATCTGGAACGACGGGGGTGAGGGCTGGCGTAGGGAGGCCCACCCCTGTCCCTCCCGCAAGCGGGAGGGGGATGATAGGGTGGCGCTAGGTTCCCCCTCCCGCTCGCGGGAGGGGCGCGAGACTTGGCGATTTATCGCCTAGTCGCAGCGGGGTGGGCCTCTCAGGCCTCACCCAACCCCAGTTCTTCCAGTTGATCCGCCCAGTCGCGGTGCCATTTCTGCACGAGAATCTCGTTCGCCCCGAACACGGCGCTGAACCCCTCCGGCGCGTCCGACAGGTTGCGGTAGGCTTCCTCCGAGACACTGTAGTCCTCCGTCCGCACGACATCCTCGATGAAGCCGTGGAGCACCTGCCAGTCCTCGTCCGGCTGCGGGCCGTCGGCGTGGCCGGGGCGATAGGTGGCCATGCGCGTCACCGTGCTGCCGGACGTCTCACCGGGGTAGAGGTGGTAGAATCCGTAGAACATCTCCCCGTTCGGACCCGAGGAGACGTTGAGGTTGATGTTGGGAAAGATGAAGTAGTTGCCGCCGAAGTTCTCGTCCGGCCACTCCGTCTCCGGCGCGTCGGCGAGCGCATACCAGTCCTTGCGCGGGAAGCCCATGCGGGCGTGGCGGTCGAACGGGGTCAGCGCCATGACGTTGGAGACGAGGCGCGGCGCTACCGTGGTCGCGTGCAGGGTCGCGAAATGGTAGCTTTCGCAGTAGGTGTCCCAGGCGCATTTCCAGTTGGTGCGCGTTTCCAGCCGGCTGCGGCGCATCGGCCGGGCGCGGCCGAGTTCGAGGTGCTCCAGTTCCGCCGCG carries:
- a CDS encoding aromatic ring-hydroxylating oxygenase subunit alpha → MTADPSLAPSAARRDSHNSLRRALVERLRDGRTDLAETVMEIDAHAYVDPDRHAREREAFRKLPIMACLSLDVAEPGDKLLFDALGPEIVILRDGEGQVRAFLNMCPHRAARLVTECDSRKRMTCRFHGWTFDLKGKLIGLPGAEGFAGMEREARGLVELPVAEWAGMVFVRADPEGGLIDVAEWLGPFAAELEHLELGRARPMRRSRLETRTNWKCAWDTYCESYHFATLHATTVAPRLVSNVMALTPFDRHARMGFPRKDWYALADAPETEWPDENFGGNYFIFPNINLNVSSGPNGEMFYGFYHLYPGETSGSTVTRMATYRPGHADGPQPDEDWQVLHGFIEDVVRTEDYSVSEEAYRNLSDAPEGFSAVFGANEILVQKWHRDWADQLEELGLGEA